One genomic window of Tepidamorphus gemmatus includes the following:
- a CDS encoding TRAP transporter substrate-binding protein — protein sequence MTTSMTRRGVLGSAAAVAALMAVPGPVRAATVLRYGNAGGPQTVSNTFNKALSDRISELTGGELSFEIFAGTLGGEKDLIESMALGSLDVYNGAYTGTVEFDVMYSPYFFRDGAHAKAVLATEIGQKASAALESRYNARLLGVGRLGSYNLMLKEPIGSLADLKGRKIRAPQIKGCIEALQHFGAAPTPIPFNEVYLALQSGIVDGVLTALNPGVQFKFYEVCKHVVVPDFGLALDKEVISLAAWNALSPEHKEILQKSFDELEETNYYLVGLASKPKDLEAWAAANGPDALLELDASDLAAQMAPVNERLANEAFGDGAWKLIQDTQA from the coding sequence ATGACGACTAGCATGACGCGACGCGGTGTTCTCGGTTCGGCTGCGGCCGTTGCGGCCCTGATGGCCGTTCCCGGCCCGGTGCGAGCCGCCACGGTGCTGCGCTACGGCAATGCCGGCGGTCCGCAGACCGTCTCGAACACCTTCAACAAGGCCCTGTCCGACAGGATCTCCGAACTGACCGGCGGTGAACTGTCCTTCGAGATATTCGCAGGCACGCTCGGCGGCGAGAAGGATCTGATCGAGTCGATGGCGCTCGGCAGCCTTGATGTCTACAACGGCGCCTATACCGGCACCGTCGAGTTCGACGTGATGTACTCGCCCTATTTCTTCCGGGACGGCGCCCATGCGAAGGCGGTGCTGGCGACCGAGATCGGGCAGAAGGCATCCGCTGCGCTGGAGAGCCGCTACAATGCACGTCTGCTCGGCGTCGGTCGGCTCGGCAGCTACAATCTGATGCTGAAGGAGCCGATCGGCTCGCTCGCCGACCTGAAGGGCCGCAAGATCCGCGCACCGCAGATCAAGGGATGCATCGAGGCGCTCCAGCATTTCGGCGCCGCGCCAACCCCGATCCCGTTCAACGAGGTCTACCTCGCCCTCCAGTCCGGCATCGTCGACGGCGTGCTGACTGCTCTCAATCCGGGGGTGCAGTTCAAGTTCTACGAGGTCTGCAAGCATGTGGTGGTCCCCGATTTCGGGCTTGCCCTCGACAAGGAGGTGATCTCGCTTGCCGCCTGGAACGCGTTGAGCCCGGAGCACAAGGAAATCCTGCAGAAGTCCTTCGACGAACTCGAGGAGACCAACTACTACCTCGTCGGCCTCGCCTCGAAGCCGAAGGATCTGGAGGCATGGGCTGCGGCGAACGGACCGGATGCCCTGCTCGAGCTGGATGCGTCCGACCTCGCCGCGCAGATGGCGCCGGTCAACGAGCGGCTGGCTAACGAGGCGTTCGGCGATGGGGCCTGGAAGCTGATCCAGGACACGCAGGCCTGA
- a CDS encoding TRAP transporter large permease: MLLTICIILLFVFVLLGMDIAFAIGVAALAFIAASQFDARPVNPVLFVRTVTSGVDSFAMLAIPMYVFVGELMTSAGVTRRLIDFAASLVAHRPGGLANVGITSNLFMAGISGSAVADAAATGSILVPEMKKRGYSARYAAGVISAAAAMGPIIPPSILFILLASIANLSVGDLFIAGILPGLLMYVGLIAMSGYLARRNGIPMEPKASPDARRMAIRAGILPLGAPLIIIASKVFGIATPTESAAIVVLYTIVIGTLVYRDLTLRGFLDAAIAAAMTTAVIMMTVAFSQIFGQIAVLAGLGRMVQATLLGISDNPYVLFFVINLMLLVLGTFLDALPLMLILSPILFPLMTGLGVDPIHFGLVMVFNLVLGMITPPVGLNLFVMSRISGVGILSVFRGGLPFYMVLWVTLIILTYVPWFSTFLPHLLRK, encoded by the coding sequence ATGCTGCTGACGATCTGCATCATCCTGCTGTTCGTGTTCGTGCTGCTCGGCATGGACATCGCCTTTGCCATCGGGGTTGCCGCGCTCGCCTTCATCGCCGCGAGCCAATTCGATGCCCGCCCGGTCAACCCGGTCCTGTTCGTGCGTACAGTGACCAGCGGCGTTGACAGTTTCGCGATGCTCGCGATCCCGATGTACGTCTTCGTCGGCGAGCTGATGACGAGTGCCGGCGTCACCCGGCGCCTGATAGACTTTGCAGCCAGCCTCGTCGCCCACCGGCCGGGTGGCCTCGCCAATGTCGGCATCACGTCGAATCTGTTCATGGCAGGGATTTCCGGATCGGCGGTGGCAGATGCGGCCGCGACCGGTTCGATCCTCGTGCCCGAGATGAAGAAGCGCGGCTATTCGGCCCGCTATGCTGCCGGCGTCATCTCGGCGGCGGCCGCGATGGGTCCGATCATTCCGCCCTCGATCCTGTTCATCCTGCTCGCCTCGATCGCCAACCTGTCGGTCGGCGACCTGTTCATCGCAGGCATCCTGCCCGGGCTTCTGATGTATGTCGGCCTGATCGCGATGAGCGGCTATCTCGCCCGCCGCAATGGTATCCCGATGGAACCGAAGGCCAGCCCCGACGCCCGGCGGATGGCGATACGCGCCGGCATCCTGCCGCTCGGAGCGCCCTTGATCATCATCGCAAGCAAGGTGTTCGGGATCGCCACGCCGACGGAGTCGGCGGCGATCGTCGTGCTTTACACGATCGTCATCGGCACGCTCGTCTACCGCGACCTGACCCTCAGGGGCTTCCTGGACGCCGCCATTGCCGCCGCGATGACGACCGCTGTCATCATGATGACGGTCGCGTTCAGCCAGATCTTCGGTCAGATCGCCGTCCTCGCCGGGCTGGGCCGGATGGTGCAGGCGACGCTGCTCGGCATCAGCGACAATCCGTATGTCCTGTTCTTCGTCATCAACCTGATGCTGCTGGTGCTCGGCACGTTTCTCGACGCGCTGCCGCTGATGCTGATCCTGTCGCCGATCCTCTTCCCGTTGATGACCGGCTTGGGTGTCGACCCCATCCATTTCGGGCTGGTGATGGTCTTCAATCTTGTTCTTGGCATGATCACGCCACCTGTTGGCCTGAATCTGTTTGTGATGTCGCGAATATCAGGTGTTGGAATATTGAGTGTGTTTCGGGGTGGATTGCCATTTTACATGGTGCTGTGGGTTACCCTGATCATATTGACGTACGTTCCTTGGTTTTCGACGTTCCTTCCTCACCTGCTCAGGAAATAA
- a CDS encoding TRAP transporter small permease, producing the protein MRGVDLFRRFQRAGTILCGLLLIAFTGLVVYSVASRYLFSAPPMWGEEIPKLLFVWMIFIGAGFAHFSGHNIRMTALIERVPPRPRRIIELVMHGLAVVILLVILWYSVPILQLTARTNSLATGLSDMWTYIALPIGALLLLANEALRIRRLLRGHVDDPVDLGSER; encoded by the coding sequence ATGCGCGGCGTCGATCTATTCCGGAGGTTCCAGAGGGCCGGAACGATCCTATGCGGGCTCCTGCTGATCGCCTTCACGGGGCTCGTCGTCTACTCGGTCGCAAGCCGCTACCTGTTCTCGGCTCCGCCGATGTGGGGCGAGGAGATACCCAAGCTGCTGTTCGTCTGGATGATCTTCATCGGCGCCGGGTTCGCGCACTTCTCCGGCCACAACATCCGCATGACGGCGCTCATCGAGCGGGTACCGCCCCGCCCCCGTCGCATCATCGAGCTTGTGATGCATGGTCTGGCGGTCGTCATCCTGCTGGTGATCCTGTGGTATTCGGTTCCGATCCTGCAGTTGACGGCGCGGACGAATTCGCTCGCCACCGGCCTGTCGGACATGTGGACCTACATTGCCCTGCCGATCGGTGCCCTGCTGCTGCTGGCCAACGAGGCCTTGCGCATCCGAAGACTTCTGCGTGGCCATGTCGACGACCCGGTCGACCTCGGCAGCGAGCGCTGA
- a CDS encoding FAD-dependent oxidoreductase, which yields MDSYDVVVVGAGTAGMPCAIEAVAAGARVLVVEQEPRPGGTLHVSLGQLSGAGARVQIARGIDDSPEAHIRDILRINRGTGRADILRRTVPMQGETIDWLLDLGFEMDPQCPAILHLHEAYRVARTYWGVEGGLSILKAIAPQFERAMAAPNATLRLSTQARRLLTGPGSAVQGVEIVPVDGGRSERIAAGAVVLASGGYGANSDMFARLTQGRPLFTAAMPGSTGSGIEMAQAVGAAIVGQDLFLPTYAGIVSRPGDNRIVWRQMPSLTPQVRQPWEIHLDGTGRRFVREDDESVDAREHALNDLADLMFWCVFDDAVLEAAPPLLPGWTREELDQAWSGHPSFVTAQGVDGLAAATGMDPARLAASLTDYAAACAGTAPDPTGRRHCPMPIRGPRYRAVKMHGIVLKTPAGIRVNDRMETCRADGSAISGLYALGEAIGGATLSGKGFVSGMSVTPALTLGRWLGRRLGTQLAGRACA from the coding sequence TTGGACAGCTATGACGTCGTCGTCGTCGGTGCCGGTACCGCCGGGATGCCCTGTGCGATCGAAGCCGTCGCAGCGGGTGCCCGTGTGCTGGTCGTCGAACAGGAGCCACGCCCCGGCGGGACACTGCATGTCAGTCTCGGCCAGTTGAGCGGCGCCGGCGCGCGCGTGCAGATTGCGCGCGGCATCGACGACAGCCCCGAAGCGCATATCCGCGACATCCTGCGCATCAACCGCGGAACCGGGCGCGCCGACATCCTGCGCCGTACCGTGCCGATGCAGGGCGAGACGATCGACTGGCTGCTCGATCTCGGCTTCGAGATGGATCCGCAGTGCCCGGCGATCCTGCATCTGCACGAGGCCTACCGGGTTGCGCGGACCTATTGGGGAGTCGAGGGCGGTCTGTCGATCCTCAAGGCGATCGCGCCGCAATTCGAGCGGGCGATGGCGGCCCCCAACGCGACGCTGCGGCTGTCGACGCAGGCGCGCCGTCTGCTGACCGGTCCGGGGTCGGCCGTCCAGGGTGTCGAGATTGTACCGGTCGATGGCGGTCGATCGGAACGGATCGCGGCCGGTGCGGTGGTGCTGGCGAGCGGTGGCTACGGCGCCAACAGCGACATGTTCGCACGCCTGACGCAGGGGCGGCCACTGTTCACCGCCGCGATGCCGGGGTCCACGGGATCAGGTATCGAGATGGCGCAAGCCGTGGGAGCTGCCATCGTCGGACAGGATCTGTTCCTGCCGACCTATGCCGGCATCGTCTCCCGGCCCGGCGACAACCGGATCGTGTGGCGGCAGATGCCGAGCCTGACACCGCAGGTGCGGCAGCCCTGGGAGATTCATCTCGATGGAACCGGAAGGCGCTTCGTTCGCGAGGACGACGAAAGCGTCGATGCGCGCGAGCATGCGCTGAACGACCTTGCCGATCTGATGTTCTGGTGCGTCTTCGACGATGCGGTGCTGGAGGCGGCGCCGCCGCTGCTGCCCGGATGGACCAGGGAGGAACTGGACCAGGCGTGGTCCGGGCATCCGTCGTTCGTGACCGCGCAGGGGGTCGACGGGCTGGCCGCCGCAACCGGGATGGATCCCGCACGGCTTGCTGCCAGTCTGACCGACTATGCGGCGGCCTGCGCCGGAACGGCACCCGACCCGACCGGACGACGCCATTGTCCGATGCCGATCCGCGGTCCGCGCTACCGCGCGGTGAAGATGCACGGGATCGTTCTCAAGACGCCGGCCGGGATCCGGGTCAACGACCGGATGGAGACCTGCCGGGCAGACGGCAGCGCGATATCCGGACTGTATGCCCTGGGCGAGGCGATCGGCGGCGCGACCTTGTCCGGCAAGGGGTTCGTCTCCGGGATGAGCGTCACCCCGGCGCTGACCCTCGGGCGCTGGCTCGGCCGCAGGCTGGGCACGCAGCTTGCCGGAAGGGCCTGCGCATGA
- a CDS encoding alpha/beta fold hydrolase, with protein MITARRIRREFADLSHGQMHLRRTGSGDAMPLVLIHQSPGSSKQLEPLMAELAVLGRPTLAPDTAGNGDSEPLAMAQPEIADLAATAFEAITMLIDGPFHLYGSHTGASIAMEIALAHPGRVTSLTIDGMGLYRAGRQAEVLERYAREIRPDAEATHLMKVWHFCRDQFLFWPYYNRTADGRLPDGLPDEETLHDFVVEVLKAMRTYHLSYRAAFRHPKRERLPLLKLPVHVICSTSDMLFEYFDEVAGLVAGARKTRLLAWTDPDHHRHTAAVIERFLKEAER; from the coding sequence ATGATCACGGCAAGGCGCATCCGTCGCGAGTTTGCCGATCTCTCCCATGGACAGATGCATCTGCGCCGGACGGGCAGTGGCGATGCGATGCCGCTGGTGCTGATCCATCAATCGCCCGGCTCCTCGAAGCAGCTCGAGCCCCTCATGGCCGAGCTGGCGGTGCTCGGCCGGCCGACGCTGGCCCCCGACACGGCCGGAAACGGCGATTCCGAGCCGCTGGCGATGGCGCAGCCGGAGATCGCGGATCTGGCGGCAACGGCGTTCGAGGCCATCACCATGCTGATCGACGGCCCCTTCCACCTCTATGGCAGCCATACCGGCGCATCGATCGCGATGGAGATCGCGCTGGCCCATCCCGGCCGGGTGACAAGTCTGACTATCGACGGCATGGGTCTCTATCGGGCCGGGCGTCAGGCCGAGGTCCTCGAGCGGTATGCCCGCGAGATTCGTCCGGATGCGGAAGCAACGCATCTGATGAAGGTCTGGCACTTCTGCCGCGACCAGTTCCTGTTCTGGCCCTACTACAACCGGACGGCCGACGGCCGCCTGCCCGACGGGCTTCCGGACGAGGAGACCCTGCATGATTTCGTGGTGGAGGTGCTCAAGGCGATGCGCACCTATCACCTGTCCTACCGCGCCGCCTTCCGGCATCCCAAGCGCGAGCGGTTGCCGCTGCTGAAACTGCCGGTGCACGTGATCTGTTCGACGTCGGACATGCTGTTCGAATATTTCGATGAGGTGGCCGGGCTCGTGGCGGGCGCGCGCAAGACACGGCTGCTGGCCTGGACGGATCCCGATCACCACCGCCACACGGCTGCCGTGATCGAGCGGTTCCTCAAGGAGGCGGAGAGGTGA
- a CDS encoding LysR family transcriptional regulator, with translation MMVRVMGSLSNDADQSRAVCKLPSQLNENTLLLIYRSIKVNDMNDLNFHHLRYFHVVAHEGNLTRAAERLNVSQSAVSTQIRLLEERLGQRLFERRGKRLLLTEAGRIALDHADAIFAAGEELVNTLRERPSSRVQVLRIGSLATLSRNFQIGFVRRLLERDDVEIVIRSGALGDLLRQLEAHRLDVVLANIAPPRDTATPWISHVIDEQPVSLIGTVDRIGENIGFELLLAREPLILPTVESSIRSGVDALLERLRIRPRIVAEVDDMAMIRLLVREGAGLAVVPPIVVRDELLNGRLAEAYRFPDLRETFCAITLPRRFPNPLLVTCLDGFAPGKPAMTAGMR, from the coding sequence ATGATGGTGAGGGTCATGGGCAGCTTGTCTAACGATGCGGACCAAAGCCGCGCCGTTTGTAAGCTGCCATCGCAACTCAATGAAAATACATTGTTGTTGATTTATCGTTCGATTAAAGTGAACGATATGAACGATCTCAACTTCCATCATCTGCGCTACTTCCATGTCGTCGCGCATGAAGGGAACCTGACCCGCGCGGCGGAACGGCTGAACGTCTCCCAGTCGGCGGTATCGACCCAGATCCGCCTGCTCGAAGAGCGGCTGGGCCAGCGGCTCTTCGAACGGCGGGGCAAACGTTTGCTGCTGACCGAGGCCGGTCGGATCGCGCTCGACCACGCAGACGCGATCTTCGCGGCTGGCGAGGAACTGGTGAACACGCTCCGCGAGCGGCCGTCGAGCCGCGTCCAGGTGCTCCGGATCGGGTCGCTGGCAACCCTGTCGCGGAACTTCCAGATCGGTTTCGTGCGGAGGCTGCTCGAGCGCGACGATGTCGAAATCGTCATACGCTCCGGTGCACTCGGCGATCTCCTCCGTCAGCTCGAGGCACACCGCCTCGACGTCGTGCTCGCCAACATCGCGCCGCCGCGCGATACGGCGACCCCATGGATCTCGCATGTGATCGACGAACAGCCGGTAAGCCTCATCGGAACCGTCGACCGCATCGGCGAGAACATCGGATTCGAGCTCCTGCTTGCGCGGGAACCGCTCATCCTGCCGACCGTCGAGAGCAGCATCCGTTCCGGCGTCGATGCGCTGTTGGAGCGACTCCGGATCCGGCCCCGCATCGTCGCCGAGGTGGATGACATGGCCATGATCCGTCTGCTCGTGCGCGAAGGCGCAGGACTTGCGGTTGTTCCCCCGATCGTTGTCAGGGACGAGCTCCTGAACGGTAGGCTTGCGGAGGCCTACAGGTTCCCGGACCTGCGCGAAACCTTCTGTGCCATCACGCTTCCGCGCCGGTTTCCGAACCCGCTACTGGTCACGTGCCTGGATGGGTTCGCGCCGGGAAAGCCGGCAATGACCGCTGGGATGCGTTGA
- a CDS encoding proton-conducting transporter membrane subunit, with the protein MTLTIIPLIAPAALSVAALVAFLNPGRRPPRVARLAEAATLIAFAATVLTAAILIWTGARTVPQSALATIGLSIRIDVVSATMLVLVAFVGWIVMRFSATYLDGEARQGAFLGWMAATLAAVLLLVQAGGLVLFVGAWIATSLCLHRLLLFYGTRVQAIRAARKQAIVARAGDATLILAALLLAIGYGTADIATILAEARNGVMPAGVTVAAGLLALAAILKSAQFPVHGWLTEVMETPTPVSALLHAGIINGGGFLLIRFADVMLLGPGVLAVLVMIGGFTSLLAGLAMLSQSAVKNSLAWSTIAQMGFMIMQCGLALFALALLHIVAHSLYKAHAFLASGTAVDVVSSIRRPGPVAIPGGRAVARAFGLALTIYAVIGLGFGFESKSPQAIALGTILIFGVAYLIAQGLADAAPQELTRRTVLYSVITSLSYFALQTAAEWLTAGTVPPTPAPGPLEWALIMLALFSFGLVAVAQATFPLWSNHPAAAGLRVHLSNGLYANAVTDRLIGNWSARHAS; encoded by the coding sequence ATGACCCTCACCATCATCCCTCTGATCGCTCCCGCAGCTCTCTCCGTTGCTGCACTGGTGGCCTTCCTGAATCCCGGTCGGCGTCCGCCACGCGTTGCAAGGCTCGCCGAGGCCGCGACGCTGATCGCCTTCGCGGCGACGGTCCTGACTGCAGCCATCCTGATCTGGACAGGGGCGCGGACAGTGCCGCAGTCCGCGCTCGCGACGATCGGCCTGTCGATCCGGATCGACGTCGTAAGCGCAACGATGCTGGTCCTCGTGGCCTTCGTCGGCTGGATCGTGATGCGCTTCTCGGCAACCTATCTCGACGGTGAGGCACGTCAGGGCGCCTTCCTGGGCTGGATGGCAGCGACGCTTGCTGCCGTGTTGCTGCTCGTCCAGGCTGGCGGCCTCGTGCTCTTCGTGGGCGCTTGGATCGCGACCAGCCTCTGCCTGCACCGCCTGCTGCTCTTCTACGGAACGAGGGTCCAGGCCATTCGGGCTGCGCGCAAGCAGGCCATCGTCGCGCGGGCAGGAGACGCGACGTTGATCCTTGCCGCGCTGCTGCTCGCGATCGGCTACGGAACGGCTGACATCGCGACGATCCTCGCCGAAGCGAGGAACGGTGTCATGCCCGCAGGCGTGACCGTGGCGGCGGGCCTGCTCGCGCTCGCTGCCATCCTCAAGTCAGCGCAGTTTCCGGTTCACGGCTGGCTGACCGAGGTCATGGAGACGCCAACCCCGGTGTCGGCCCTCCTGCATGCCGGCATCATCAATGGCGGCGGTTTCCTGCTGATCCGTTTCGCTGACGTGATGCTGCTCGGCCCCGGCGTGCTGGCGGTTCTCGTCATGATCGGCGGCTTCACGTCGCTTCTGGCCGGCCTTGCCATGCTCTCGCAGTCGGCCGTCAAGAATTCGCTCGCCTGGTCGACCATCGCCCAGATGGGCTTCATGATCATGCAGTGCGGCCTTGCGCTGTTCGCACTGGCGCTTCTGCACATCGTGGCTCATTCGCTCTACAAGGCACATGCGTTCCTCGCCTCGGGCACCGCCGTCGACGTTGTTTCGTCGATTCGCCGGCCGGGTCCGGTCGCGATCCCCGGCGGTCGCGCCGTCGCCCGCGCCTTCGGCCTGGCCCTTACGATCTACGCAGTCATCGGACTGGGCTTCGGCTTCGAGTCGAAGTCGCCCCAGGCCATCGCGCTCGGTACCATCCTGATCTTCGGCGTCGCCTATCTGATCGCCCAGGGGCTCGCCGACGCCGCACCGCAAGAGCTGACGCGGCGCACGGTGCTCTATTCGGTGATCACGTCGCTCAGCTACTTCGCCCTTCAGACGGCTGCCGAATGGCTCACCGCCGGAACCGTGCCGCCGACGCCGGCGCCCGGTCCGCTCGAATGGGCGCTGATCATGCTCGCCCTGTTCAGTTTCGGCCTTGTCGCCGTGGCGCAGGCGACCTTCCCGCTGTGGTCGAATCATCCGGCCGCAGCCGGCCTGCGCGTCCATCTCTCAAACGGTCTGTATGCCAATGCGGTCACCGATCGGCTGATCGGCAACTGGTCCGCCCGGCATGCGTCCTGA
- a CDS encoding YbcC family protein: MTKTGATPFSGVDALRAAAERAARQIPPLWPLETSVAVNPFLGQTHLSLAHTAALLGRVGGVPVAMPRSWYENRIRAEEISDDDLAAALAASPHAGRPADVAALKAASRESRPAPDQLPTVADLAARASGIDWPGLLADRIGVWAGGYFDRGQALWAAPRRRSAWTAWRDNAIHDLTPEIMGLKGFAAFVAEAPELPEDAMVRAVARLGLGAAALDTYFHQLLLSLCGWAQFARYELWRAELAGGTDATITDLLAIRLLWEEALFLRYEAAVADQWAAVGSAHAAPIVPSPHDVIDEILQEAAERAAQRALAGALTAPAPKPDSSRPTLQAAFCIDVRSEVFRRALESVDPSIRTLGFAGFFGVFAKHRRFASDIDELRLPVLLNPTVTSAAGDATDRDADLMARCRARAKRAWGRFKLAAVSSFAFVEATGPVYAAKLVRDAFGFDRMPMPNDPAPRFVPEPDRDTRVTMAATILRAMSLTDGFARIVLLAGHGGNVVNNPFASGLHCGACGGYSGEVNARLLARLLNAADVREGLAQQGITVPEDTLFVAALHDTTTDTVTLYDGDVATDRHAADLARVRRWLDAAGRVTRGERALRLPLASDERAIGARARNWAEVRPEWGLAGCRFFIAAPRRRTAGRSLEGRAFLHDYDWRQDGQRGFAVLELILTAPVVVASWISLQYYGSTVAPETFGSGNKLLHNVVGGIGVLEGNGGSMRAGLPWQSVHDGERYVHEPVRLTVCIEAPREAMTDILRRHDNVRALFDNRWLHLFEIDEAGQLAWRYAGDLRWEPAAARAGIDKLEAVA, encoded by the coding sequence ATGACCAAGACCGGCGCGACCCCCTTCAGCGGAGTGGATGCACTGCGCGCTGCGGCCGAGCGCGCAGCTCGGCAGATCCCGCCGCTGTGGCCGCTCGAAACGTCTGTCGCGGTGAACCCGTTCCTCGGCCAGACGCACCTGAGCCTGGCGCATACGGCTGCCCTGCTGGGGCGCGTCGGCGGTGTTCCGGTGGCGATGCCGCGGTCATGGTACGAGAACCGGATCCGGGCTGAGGAGATCTCCGACGATGACCTGGCCGCAGCGCTGGCGGCCTCGCCGCATGCCGGACGGCCGGCCGATGTCGCGGCGCTCAAGGCGGCGAGCCGGGAATCCCGCCCCGCGCCTGACCAGCTGCCGACGGTGGCCGACCTGGCGGCGCGCGCCAGCGGCATCGACTGGCCGGGACTCCTCGCTGATCGGATCGGTGTCTGGGCCGGCGGCTATTTCGATCGCGGGCAGGCACTCTGGGCCGCGCCCAGGCGCCGGTCCGCCTGGACTGCCTGGCGCGACAACGCAATCCACGACCTCACGCCGGAAATCATGGGCCTGAAGGGGTTCGCGGCCTTTGTCGCGGAGGCCCCCGAACTGCCAGAGGACGCGATGGTCCGCGCCGTCGCTCGGCTGGGTCTCGGTGCCGCCGCGCTCGACACCTATTTCCACCAGCTTCTGCTGTCGCTCTGCGGCTGGGCGCAATTTGCGCGCTACGAGCTCTGGCGGGCCGAGCTGGCAGGGGGAACGGATGCGACGATCACCGATCTGCTGGCGATACGGTTGCTGTGGGAGGAGGCGCTGTTCCTTCGGTACGAGGCCGCCGTCGCCGATCAATGGGCGGCGGTCGGCAGCGCCCATGCCGCGCCGATCGTGCCGTCGCCGCACGACGTCATCGACGAGATCCTCCAGGAGGCGGCCGAGCGGGCGGCACAGCGCGCTCTCGCTGGCGCGCTGACGGCACCGGCGCCCAAGCCGGACAGCAGCCGGCCGACGCTGCAGGCCGCCTTCTGCATAGATGTGCGTTCGGAAGTCTTCCGCAGGGCGCTCGAATCCGTCGATCCGTCGATCCGGACCCTCGGCTTTGCCGGCTTCTTCGGCGTCTTTGCCAAGCATCGGCGCTTCGCCTCCGACATCGACGAGTTGCGGCTGCCGGTCCTGCTCAATCCGACCGTCACGTCAGCGGCAGGTGACGCGACCGACCGGGACGCCGATCTCATGGCGCGCTGCCGGGCGCGTGCAAAGCGCGCCTGGGGCCGCTTCAAGCTTGCGGCCGTCTCCTCCTTCGCCTTCGTCGAGGCGACGGGACCGGTCTATGCGGCGAAACTCGTTCGTGACGCCTTCGGGTTCGACCGGATGCCGATGCCGAACGACCCGGCGCCGCGCTTCGTGCCAGAACCCGATCGCGATACCCGCGTGACCATGGCCGCGACGATCCTGCGCGCGATGTCGCTGACCGACGGTTTCGCGCGGATCGTGCTGCTCGCCGGCCATGGCGGCAACGTCGTCAACAATCCCTTTGCCAGCGGCTTGCATTGCGGCGCCTGTGGAGGTTATTCGGGCGAGGTCAATGCCCGCCTGCTGGCACGGCTCCTCAACGCTGCGGATGTGCGCGAGGGGCTGGCGCAACAGGGCATCACGGTGCCGGAAGACACGCTGTTCGTCGCCGCACTGCATGACACGACCACCGACACTGTCACCCTCTATGATGGCGACGTCGCAACGGACCGCCATGCCGCTGATCTGGCCAGGGTGCGGCGCTGGCTCGACGCCGCCGGCAGGGTGACGCGGGGGGAGCGTGCCTTGCGGCTGCCGCTCGCGTCGGATGAGCGCGCAATCGGAGCGAGGGCTCGCAACTGGGCTGAGGTTCGTCCTGAATGGGGGCTTGCCGGATGCAGGTTCTTCATTGCCGCGCCACGCCGGCGAACCGCAGGCCGCAGCCTCGAGGGCAGAGCCTTCCTCCACGACTATGACTGGCGACAGGACGGACAGCGCGGCTTCGCCGTGCTCGAACTGATCCTGACCGCGCCGGTGGTGGTGGCGAGCTGGATAAGCCTGCAATATTACGGCTCGACGGTCGCACCCGAGACCTTCGGCTCCGGCAACAAGCTCCTGCACAATGTTGTCGGCGGCATCGGCGTGCTCGAGGGCAATGGCGGGAGCATGCGGGCCGGCCTGCCGTGGCAGTCCGTCCACGACGGCGAGCGGTATGTCCATGAACCGGTACGCCTCACGGTCTGCATCGAGGCACCGCGGGAGGCGATGACGGACATCCTGCGGCGGCACGACAACGTGCGCGCCCTGTTCGACAATCGCTGGCTGCACCTCTTCGAGATCGACGAGGCGGGGCAGCTCGCCTGGCGCTATGCCGGCGATCTCCGCTGGGAGCCGGCTGCAGCGCGCGCCGGCATCGACAAGCTGGAGGCGGTCGCATGA